The genomic interval acacacacacacacacacacacacgccaatcAAACTACTGTGTTCAAGTGCTCATctcacacgcgcgcacacacacacacgcacacacacacacacacacacacacacacgccaatcAAACTACTGTGTTCAAGTGCTCATctcacacgcgcgcacacacacacacgcacacacacacacacaataactgtgTAGAAGTGCTTAGTCTGAGAAAAAGGTAACATAaaaccctgtacacacacacacacacaaaacaaactacTGTGTTCAAGTGCTCAGCTCAGTCTGAGCAacaaagagtaaaataaaaccctgcgtgcacacacacgcacgcacgcatgcacacacacacacacggacacacacgcacccacacacgcacccacacacgcacacacacacgtacccacacacgcacacacacacacacacacacacacacacacacacacacacaaaacaaactacTGTGTTCAAGTGCTCAGCTCAGTCTGAGCAacaaagagtaaaataaaacatcacacacacacacacacacacacacacaataactgtgTAGAAGTGCTTAGTCTGAGAAAAAGGTAACATAaaaccctgtacacacacacacacacacacacacacacacaaaacaaactacTGTGTTCAAGTGCTCAGCTCAGTCTGAGCAacaaagagtaaaataaaaccctgcgtgcacacacacacacgcacacacacacacacacacacacacacacacgccaatcAAACTACTGTGTTCAAGTGCTCATctcacacgcgcgcacacacacacacgcacacacacacacacacacacacacacgccaatcAAACTACTGTGTTCAAGTGCTCATctcacacgcgcgcacacacacacacgcacacacacacacacaataactgtgTAGAAGTGCTTAGTCTGAGAAAAAGGTAACATAaaaccctgtacacacacacacacacacacacacaaaacaaactacTGTGTTCAAGTGCTCAGCTCAGTCTGAGCAacaaagagtaaaataaaacatcacacacacacacacaataactgtgTAGAAGTGCTTAGTCTGAGAAAAAGGTAACATAaaaccctgtacacacacacacacacaaaacaaactacTGTGTTCAAGTGCTCAGCTCAGTCTGAGCAacaaagagtaaaataaaaccctgcgtgcacacacacgcacgcacgcatgcacacacacacacacggacacacacgcacccacacacgcacccacacacgcacacacacacgtacccacacacgcacacacacacacacacacacacacacacacacacacacacacacacaaaacaaactacTGTGTTCAAGTGCTCAGCTCAGTCTGAGCAacaaagagtaaaataaaacatcacacacacacacacacacacacacacaataactgtgTAGAAGTGCTTAGTCTGAGAAAAAGGTAACATAaaaccctgtacacacacacacacacacacacacacacacaaaacaaactacTGTGTTCAAGTGCTCAGCTCAGTCTGAGCAacaaagagtaaaataaaaccctgcatgcacacacacgcacgcacgcatgcacacacacacacacccacacacgcacccacacacgcacccacacacgcacacacacacacacacacaaaacaaactacTGTGTTCAAGTGCTCAGCTCAGTCTGAGCAacaaagagtaaaataaaacatcacacacacacacacacacacacacaataactgtgTAGAAGTGCTTAGTCTGAGAAAAAGGTAACATAaaaccctgtacacacacacacacacaaaacaaactacTGTGTTCAAGTGCTCAGCTCAGTCTGAGCAacaaagagtaaaataaaaccctgcgtgcacacacacacacacggacacacgcacccacacacgcacccacacacgcacccacacgcacacacacaaaacaaactagTGTTCAAGTGCTCAGCTCAGTCTGAAAAATCTCAGTAAaatctgcacgcacacacacgcacgcacgcacacacacacacacgcacacacacaaaacaaactagTGTTCAAGTGCTCAGCTCAGTCTGAAAAATCTCAGTAAaatctgcacgcacacacacgcacgcacgcacacacacacacacgcacacacacaaaacaaactagTGTTCAAGTGCTCACCTCAGTCTGAAAAATCTCAGTAAaatctgcacgcacacacacgcacacacatgcacacacacactaacttttATGTCCATATCTTGAGTTCCATGATGATCTGTTTCTACTGAAATTAGAATGAATGTATTACATATAACACAGCCCATTGCAACTGCTTTTATAGAAAGTTCTAGAAAAATTCTAGAAAATTAAACAAcacctttctgaccaatcagaatccagaattcagcaaaCAGCAGTATGGTGTAATAACGAATAATAAATGTCAGAGCCCAGTTTCCATCCGTGTTCACATGGACCTCCACTGAGTGGCGAGTGATTAAACTGTATAACTGGAATGATTAATATACCActcacccaacacacacacacacacacacacacacacacacacacactgttcttctgtatctttacttttaaaataaacacaccaaacacatcaataacactgactgtgtgataaaaacacaacattacactgAGGGTAGagaaaatatttcactctaGTGTTTATTAGATGTTCTGTATAGACATGGGAATATATTAAAGGACTTAGATAATTTACTCTACAATAACAAATCACATTTCATTGTCACATATTAAAACATGAAATTTAAGGATTTTTTGGGgattatttatgaattaaaatgctataaaaaagaaaaccatgAATTTTATTAGCAtgtaaaatacatataaaaatgtTCATCGGGTCATAATGATGCGGTTTCTCGGCTTCAGCGTGCCGGTCAGAATGTAGAGAAACAGTCTCATTATTTTTAGGTTTATTTTGAGTAAGATTTCATTGACGGACAGGTACAGAATAACACACATGATATAAAACTATATCATCACACTgctatattatattctatacagtatatataatacaGAGTGTCAGGAACTAATGAGAGTAAAATTCCATCTACATCagttcatcatttttatttacaacatAAGCTCTCTGTGTTCATCCTTACCTGCTACTCACTTTCTGAGCAGCTGAGATTTGATCTGGACATATTTGTTCAGTATATTCCCACTGGTTGCTGACTTTTCAGACACCTTGAATAATTACTGCTATTGTACTACAGTTCTCCACAGTAGCAGTGTGCGtgtacatgcgtgtgtgtgtatgcgtgggGAGGGGGATTTCACACCATGGTGTATGTGGTTGCCGCCTAAGTAACACTGGTGCCTTGCactgcaatacacacacacacacacacactcttgtctCTTTTACTGTATTGTTGCGTGTGCTGTATTTAAACAGCAACATTTCTCCCAATAGCACACAAACCTTCTCTTTGTGTTTCAACATTTCTAACTGTCTACTTTCCATAAGCACTCCGAAGTGTGTAACATCTCTATCAGTCGAGTGCAAGAAAGCATTCTGGGTGAGTTTTATTCCTAGAGTCTACACTGATATCGATCCTCGCTCCCTCAGACAGTCTCcttattctatttattatacaatataaagtaaagtaacagctcatacacaggaaGAGAATAACTGATAACTACTTATATAAAGAATTTACATTATTGTTGTTTACATTCTACAAACTGACAGATTACCACCGCAATGAGATGGTGTGTTGTATATGTATAAGGTTTGTTCAAACGTCTAGAACCATAAAACTACACATATTTgatatatattcattatttacaaCATATGCTCTACTGGTTCACCCTTACGCTCTACGGATTTTCTCAGCAGCTTGATGTTTTTGTAGATTCGGAATGGAAGTGGATGAAGAGATGATTGTTTCCTCTGGCATGATGATTATTGAAACTGTAATAACTGGAATTTATATACAGAGCACCTGAATATCCAAAACATCAATACGAATCCTGATACATGCTTAgcataaagttaaataaatcaaatgcaCACACTGGATTTAATTACCTAATTTACATGTTCATGAATCACACTTGTGCCTTTGGAACGTGACTGGATGGAGTTAGGTGTgatttttttggacattttggaTGTCTAGGTTTTGCTGTTTTTGCTTTCTCTGACACTTTATCCGAATCATTCTCCTCATGCTGCAGTTTcggtgatttttttattttgttttgttgcgtCGTCGATTTTCCTCCGTTTTCTTGCGCTAACGTTTTCCTCAGAGGAAAGACGATGGGGGAGTACTCCACTCGCTCCTCTGTGCTCCTCACTTTCTCTCCAGGTCGGTTTGGAAAGTCCAGAACACAATACTCAACACAGGTAACATCAGGGACAGAaatcacctgtacacacacacacacacacacaggtacagtaAATGAGTGAGGTACAGTGATTAAGATGCGAATGATAAGCGTGAGGCACGACTGAGCTTCCCTTTCTTACCTGCGGTGCAGATGTGGGGTTCACAGCAGGAGGTTTGTCTGAAAAAGAAATTTCACCCTTTAACACTTctcgctcattcactcactctcgcaCATTTACAGAATTTGGCTGTTATTTCTGCAAAGCAAAATGCTGTCTCATACACACCGTCTacgtttcctgtgtgtgtgaatgcaacCACACAACCGCAACagtgttaccatggcaacaagtTTCAGTAAGCCGTGTATACGGTGTGCTTCCATCATTTATTCACCTTTTCTGTTATTTCTGTTATAACACATTTGGCAATGTATACCGGCACACGGTCCACACTATTTTCCATAACCATTCTACACTATATTCTATAACACACTATTCATTATGTTGTGTAACAagttctacactatattgcgtAAAATGCTCCGCGCTGTATTCCATAACACATGTTCTACAACACTGTGTTCTACAACATGCTCTACACTAGGTTGCATGACACACTCCATGATGTGTTCACTATATGCTATGATCAATACTCTGTTCTAAAATATAGACTATATGCACTCTACAGTCTGTATATATGCTCAATATCACACTCTGCATTCTGTAACACGCTCCACACTATATCCCATAACTCATTCTTCACTATgttctataacacacactttttttccaTAACATGCTCCACGCTATATTCCATACACTGTACTCTATTTTCCATAACATCAGCTACCCTATATTCTGTAACATCCTACACTGTTGTATAATACATTTCATACTATTTTTGTCACATGCTCTACCCTAACACATCCTACACTATATTCCcaaacaaacactacactacattttgtaacacactctatatcTATATGCAACGATTCAGGTATAATATGTATAACATATAGGAAGATCCACATATCattgggtgtgatggtcaggattccacaaacctttggccatgtaGTATATAATCTCTGTTTTGGAACAGTAAGGCCaattatattgtttttgctatGTACTAAAAGGCATTTGGgattgagatcaaaagatgaatggAGAATGATATAGGAGAATGTGACTGAAAGGTGTGTCCTGTTAGGTCGATTGTTTTAACAATTAATTGTGCTGATTGTCTTCTCTTAGCTTGAGCCCTGGGTTTTATCTatgtattgttaaaaaaaagaaatcactaTAAAGACTAAGAGCTGTATATGGGAAGATAACTAGTTATTTTGAAGCTAAGAAAATAGAGCCATTGCAAAAGCATTGAAGCAAAATATAGAGAAGTATTAGAAATCAGAAATCCAGATTAAAATTCGCAATGAAACATATAGATAACCAAGATTAACTTCTCAAAGTGATGGAAAtgccaaagtgtggagaaagaaatgaTCTGCTCATTATCCAAAACATATTGGCTTATTGGTCAGTTACAGTGGAGGGTATTGTCGTGGCTTGgacttgcatggctgcttctggattGGCTTCACAAATCTTTATAGATGATGTAACCCCTGATGGTAGcaccaaaatgtattcaaatgtCTACAGAAACaatttaaatagaaatgcaTCCAGTCTCATTGGGAGGAACTATATCATGGAGCAGGATAATGAACCAAAACAGACATCACAAAATAGGACTTAAATGGGGGGGgatgtggggggtgggggggtgtaagatTTTAAGACATCTAGATGTGAATGTGCAGAAATTAAATGTGAAATTCTGATCTGTCATTAGAAATTTGATCTCTAACCCAAATGTGTAGCAAGAACAAAGCtcttgttccaatacttttgaaggGAGCTGTGTACAATGATAAAACGATGGGTTTCTAGAACATACTGTACTCTATGCTGGTAAAAGTGGTAAATGGCCAATTACTGGCCTTCAACCAAGGGTTCAAGTCCATGATTGTGTGGCTTGATCTCAGTGCAATTACCACAGATCAATATTCTTTCAGAGagtctttcttttaaaaagtgagaataaaatagtctaattatttGTAAACCTGGTGTTAGCTCCCACTGTTATGctaatgacacacagctatgtTTCAGCGAACGGCATAAAAACCCAGTTAAGCTCATTTCAGTTCCAGATGGTAACgcaacaaaatgtggaaaatggAGTGAATGCTTATTCATGGTACTAAAGTTCAGTACCTGTTTTCTTCCTGCAGTTCCAGTAAAGCAAGCCGAACAGAGCGACCAGCACCAAAACAAACAGCACTAGAACAGCCGTCAACAAGGTGGACTTGTTTCCTGATTGATCCTGGTGGAGGGGTGTGATATTTACTGAGGTAGCTGTAACAGGAAATAAACACTATCAGCCCCATATTCAGCTTCACATATCTGTGTGTAAAGAGCACTGGATGCAACTTCCTCCTACTTAATCAAGACAAGACAGAAGTATTTCAACTAGGCAGGCAGCTAGATGTAACATAATAACTATGAATGGGCTTTCAGTTATCATTTGTAAAACGTGTGATTATTGATTCCGGTCTCTCATTTGGAGCCTATGTAAAGagcctctgtgtgtttgtgtgtgtgtgtttacctgtggTGTATGTTGTTGTGTACTCAGCAGGGTGTACAGTCAAGTTCACTCTGTTGCTTTCTTCAATATCAGTGCCCTGCTTCAACACAGCAATGAAATACACTGCACTGTGTGTAAGATGTGTGAAGCTCAGACTGATGGTTTTTTGGGTCATATTTTTGATGCAGATGGTGGACATTGTGTGATTTACACATGAAAAGCAGGATTTGTTGGAAAGGTGGAATGTGTGAATCTTTTGGCTGTTTTGGTACATGTTCACCTGCCCGTCGGTTTTAATTGTGCCGTCCACAGTGAATTCCACTGTGAGATTCCGTCCTGCCGTTCCATTCACATGGATAACATCATGACagcccactgacacacacacacaggagagagagagagagagagagagaaagagagagagagagagagagagagagagaaagagaattaaTGACCACAGCAATAAACTTCATATTAGATTTAATGCAgaactatctctctctctctctccctctctctctctctctctatatatatatcatggTTGTGAATGATGTCTTGAGCAAGTCTTCCCTGAGTGTAAACTCTCACTCATGTGACTATCATCACACTTGCTACACACTCAACATGATAACACAATTATTAGCATACACACTATAACGGCACACTCGCAATGATCaaactctcactataatcacacctGCATTCTAATTACACAGAACAATACTTCcttctactcacacacactgcacacagacacTTGGTAAAAATCACACTTTCATTATAATTCCACACTTCCTatcacacgcagacacacatcataaacatactcactaaaatgacaaattcattataatctcaaacacacacacacacacacacaatcatactctCATGAATCACGTGAATTTCTATAAACCATCTCTGAGACTGAAATCTCACTCATGTGACTATAGCCAGCATTAGGCTTTCCTGATTTTGGTGTCACATAAATCGCACATCACATAAAGTCAAAGGAATTTCTGATTACTGAGTGTGAGCACTCAGTCTAAAATCCACAAATAGGAGAATGGAAAACTTACAGGAGTGCTACACATACGGTAATATGGTGatggaaaatgtaaatgagTCATGTGGGGTTTTAATGAAGATTGTTAAATTGTGGCTGAACAGAGAGTATCTCATTAACATATGAGAGTTGTGTTATACCGGGAGAATGGTTTTTTGTTTATCATGCTGATTGATGACAGCTAATTTTGATGTTTCCCTGCCGTCCTACTCACATCCTGCTGTTTGTTTTCGTCTCCTGTGGTCtagtatttattaattttatcagtctgtgtgtaaaaCAGCTCTCTGTTAACGCTGTTATTCTGACACTGTGTTTCCTTCTTGCTTCTTAGTACGGGCCGAagagtttattggtcacatTTAATATAGTTACACACTCGCTATAAACACaaactcactataatcatacactcattataaacacagattctataattacacactcactgtaatcacacacattcactattatcacacacaggctttaaaaacaaactcaCTATAGTCATACAttcattacaatcacacacactataattacacactcactataaacacacaaggGCTATCATCGCAAACTCACTATtatcacacacagactataatctCAAACTCACTATtatcacacagactataatctCAAACTCACTATtatcacacacagactataatctCAAACTCACTATtatcacacacagactataatctCAAACTCACTATTATCACACACAGGCTGTCATTGCAAACTCACTATTATCACACATACTATGATTACACtttaaatataattacacactcgctacaatcacacacaggctatcatcacacacacaaactcactataatcatcattataatcaaacaCACTATGATTAcgctctcactataaacacacaaggGCTTaaatcacaaactctctataaacacacaaggGCTTaaatcacaaactctctataaacacacaaggGCTTaaatcacaaactctctataaacacatacggactataatcacaaactctctataaacacacacgggctataatcacaaactctctataaacacacacggactataatcacaaactctttataaacacacacgggctataatcacaaactctctataaacacatacggactataatcacaaactctctataaacacatacggactataatcacaaactctctataaacacacacgggctataatcacaaactctctataaacacacacgggctataatcacaaactctctataaacacacacgggctataatcacaaactctctataaacacacacggactataatcacaaactctctataaacacacacgggctataatcacaaactctctataaacacacacggactataatcacaaactctttataaacacacacgggctataatcacaaactctctataaacacatacggactataatcacaaactctctataaacacacacgggctataatcacaaactctctataaacacatacggactataatcacaaactctctataaacacatacggactataatcacaaactctataaacacacacgggctataatcacaaactctctataaacacacacggactataatcacaaactctttataaacacacacggactataatcacaaactctctataaacacacacggactataatcacaaactctctataaacacatacggactataatcacaaactctctataaacacacacggactataatcacaaactctctataaacacacacgggctataatcacaaactctctataaacacacacggactataatcacaaactctctataaacacacacggactataatcacaaactctttataaacacacacggactataatcacaaactctctataaacacacaggggctataatcacaaactctttataaacacacggactataatcacaaactctttataaacacacacgggctataatcacaaactctctataaacacacacggactataatcacaaactctctataaacacacaggggctataatcacaaactctctataaacacacacggactataatcacaaactctctataaacacacacggactataatcacaaactctctataaacacacacggactataatcacaaactctttataaacacacacggactaTATTCagaaactctctataaacacacacggactaTATTCagaaactctctataaacacacacgggcTATATTCagaaactctctataaacacacacgggcTATATTCagaaactctctataaacacacaggggctataatcacaaactctctataaacacacacggactaTATTCAGAAACTCTCTATGAACACACAggggctataatcacaaactctttataaacacacacggactaTATTCagaaactctctataaacacacaggggctataatcacaaactctctataaacacacacggactaTATTCagaaactctctataaacacacaggggctataatcacaaactctctataaacacacacggactaTATTCAGAAACTCTCTATGAACACACAggggctataatcacaaactctttataaacacacacggactataatcacaaactctctataaacacacggactataatcacaaactctttataaacacacacgggctataatcacaaactctctataaacacacacggactataatcacaaactctttataaacacacacggactataatcacaaactctctataaacacacacggactataatcacaaactctttataaacacacacgggctataatcacaaactctttataaacacacgggctataatcacaaactctctataaacacacaggggctataatcacaaactctctataaacacacaggggctataatcacaaactctctataaacacacacggactataatcacaaactctttataaacacacacggactataatcacaaactctctataaacacacaggggctataatcacaaactctctataaacacacaggggctataatcacaaactctctataaacacacaggggctataatcacaaactctctataaacacacacggactataatcacaaactctctataaacacacacggactaTATTCAGaaactctttataaacacacacgggcTATATTCagaaactctctataaacacacaggggctataatcacaaactctttataaacacacacggactaTATTCAGaaactctttataaacacacacgggctataatcacaaactctctataaacacacagggactataatcacaaactctctataaacacacaggggctataatcacaaactctctataaacacacaggggctataatcacaaactctctataaacacacacggactataatcacaaactctttataaacacacacgggctataatcacaaactctttataaacacacgggctataatcacaaactctctataaacacacaggggctataatcacaaactctctataaacacacaggggctataatcacaaactctctataaacacacacggactataatcacaaactctttataaacacacacggactataatcacaaactctctataaacacacaggggctataatcacaaactctctataaacacacaggggctataatcacaaactctctataaacacacaggggctataatcacaaactctctataaacacacaggggctataatcacaaactctttataaacacacacggactaTATTCAGaaactctttataaacacacaggggcTATATTCagaaactctctataaacacacaggggctataatcacaaactctttataaacacacacggactaTATTCAGaaactctttataaacacacacgggctataatcacaaactctctataaacacacagggactataatcacaaactctctataaacacacaggggctataatcacaaactctctataaacacacaggggctataatcacaaactctctataaacacacacggactataatcacaaactctttataaacacacacggactaTATTCAGaaactctttataaacacacacgggcTATATTCagaaactctctataaacacacaggggcTATATTCagaaactctctataaacacacaggggctataatcacaaactctctataaacacacatggaCTATATTCagaaactctctataaacacacacaggctataatcacaaactctttataaacacacaggggctataatcacaaactctctataaacacacacgggcTATATTCagaaactctctataaacacacacggactataatcacaaactctttataaacacacacagactataatcacaaactctttataaacacacacggactataatcacaaactctctatgaacacacacagactataatcacaaactctttataaacacacacagactataatcacaaactctctataaacacacatggGCTATATTCagaaactctctataaacacacacggactataatcacaaactctttataaacacacacagactataatcacaaactctttataaacacacacggactataatcacaaactctctataaacacacacgggctataatcacaaactctctataaacacacacgggctataatcacaaactctctataaacacacacggactataatcacaaactctctataaacacacacgggctataatcaca from Hemibagrus wyckioides isolate EC202008001 linkage group LG10, SWU_Hwy_1.0, whole genome shotgun sequence carries:
- the LOC131360247 gene encoding uncharacterized protein LOC131360247 translates to MFQLLKKLLIFLFLCLCCFPQVGCHDVIHVNGTAGRNLTVEFTVDGTIKTDGQVNMYQNSQKIHTFHLSNKSCFSCVNHTMSTICIKNMTQKTISLSFTHLTHSAVYFIAVLKQGTDIEESNRVNLTVHPAEYTTTYTTATSVNITPLHQDQSGNKSTLLTAVLVLFVLVLVALFGLLYWNCRKKTDKPPAVNPTSAPQVISVPDVTCVEYCVLDFPNRPGEKVRSTEERVEYSPIVFPLRKTLAQENGGKSTTQQNKIKKSPKLQHEENDSDKVSEKAKTAKPRHPKCPKKSHLTPSSHVPKAQV